The proteins below are encoded in one region of Aphelocoma coerulescens isolate FSJ_1873_10779 chromosome 4, UR_Acoe_1.0, whole genome shotgun sequence:
- the S100P gene encoding protein S100-P: MSQLETAMGMTIAVFDQYARTDGNRQTLSKAELKTLLEKELPNFLASGKDKDAIDNVFKNLDENGDSQVDFKEFVIFVAALTCCCHKYFEQNAAK, encoded by the exons ATGTCTCAGCTGGAAACTGCGATGGGAATGACCATTGCTGTCTTTGACCAGTATGCAAGGACTGATGGCAACAGGCAAACCCTCAGCAAAGCAGAGCTAAAGACCCTCCTGGAAAAGGAGCTGCCAAATTTCCTTGCG tctGGGAAGGACAAGGATGCTATTGATAATGTCTTCAAGAACCTGGATGAAAATGGAGATTCCCAAGTGGACTTCAAAGAATTTGTCATCTTTGTGGCAGCTCTGACTTGCTGCTGTCACAAATATTTTGAGCAGAATGCAGCCAAGTAG